Proteins encoded within one genomic window of Chroicocephalus ridibundus chromosome 7, bChrRid1.1, whole genome shotgun sequence:
- the LOC134518390 gene encoding uncharacterized protein LOC134518390, producing the protein MQAAPDHAFPSFQFIVVSAAVVEAPANRHKKAAEQQSIRKGTAGHPEKLLQWRAKFSLPVLPSQSPGRRQQDLGEKTSARRSGSSLQSRRNQKSSGKSSCSKRRRNWQCGKPGLQGRTKSHSRPSALEALRFPTLQPSPGERRPGRGGGRLETLSQQRRRQQQPRWTDSSLTPFPHEPPRSSEGWSHSKHRGPYTSTSLRTRGGVNSSRGSFPGPGPHCRTEPPRYLLEGQSSRAQAIEEISTVHFLAQVMEESRRGALLETLYW; encoded by the exons ATGCAGGCTGCTCCTGACCATGCGTTCCCGAG TTTTCAGTTCATTGTGGTCAGCGCCGCGGTGGTCGAGGCTCCCGCCAACCGTCACAAGaaggctgcagaacagcagagcaTCAGAAAAG gtaCAGCGGGGCAtcctgagaagctgctgcagtgGCGGGCAAAGTTTTCCCTCCCTGTGCTGCCAAGCCAGAgtccaggcagaaggcagcaagacctGGGGGAGAAGACTTCTGCCAG GAGatctggcagctctctgcagagtAGGAGAAATCAAAAATCCAGTGGGAAGAGTAGCTGCAGCAAGCGAAGGCGGAATTGGCAGTGTGGGAAGCCTGGTCTGCAGGGGAGGACCAAAAGCCACTCCAG GCCCTCGGCACTGGAGGCACTTCGATTCcccaccctccagcccagcccaggagaaaGGAGGCCAGGCAGGGGTGGAGGAAGGCTGGAAACCCTCTCCCAGCAGAGGagacggcagcagcagcccagatggACAGACTCCAGCCTGA CCCCCTTTCCCCATGAGCCGCCCAGGTCCTCAGAAGGCTGGAGCCACAGCAAGCACAGAGGACCATATACAAGCACGTCACTGAGAACAAGAGGTGGCGtcaacagcagcagaggcagcttccCTG gccctggtcctcactGCAGAACTGAACCACCCAGGTACCTGCTGGAAGGACAATCCAGCAGGGCTCAAGCAATCGAGGAGATTTCTACAGTGCATTTCCTGGCACAGGTGATGGAGGAATcaaggagaggtgctctgctggagaccttgtactggtga